The Elaeis guineensis isolate ETL-2024a chromosome 13, EG11, whole genome shotgun sequence genome includes a region encoding these proteins:
- the LOC105056365 gene encoding anaphase-promoting complex subunit 6 isoform X2, producing MREEEVDRLRGVVRDCVSKHLYSSAIFFADKVALATGDPADIYMQAQALFLGRHYRRALHLLSSSPHVLLQDLRFRYLAAKCLEELKEWHQCLTMLGDAKVDEDGNVHAQKDNSAMYLDKDGEDHEINTTAAICFLRGKAYEALDNRAQARLWYKAAVKADPLCYEALECLVDNYMLTCEEESSLLSSLQFGKDDRWLSTFYSCLIKKHDKEHVVEAKFRELERETCAISSSNSSFGHTLRNNSDLLACKAEYYYQCGEYHKCFELTSALLERDPFHLKCILVHLAAAVELGHSNDLYLMACSLVKDYPQKSLSWFAVGCYYYCIKKYDQARRYFCKSTSLDGTFPPAWIGTGNAYASQEESDQAMAAFRTAARLFPGCHLPTLYIGMEYMRTHNFKLAEQFFLQAKKICPSDPLVDNELGVVAYHMKEYQKAVQWFEMTLDHVACSLSEMWEPTLVNLAHAQRKLKYIHVTLQPDIQTNNSYRRYHKAISYYEKALTVSTRNLSAFAGLAYTYHLQDNLDAAITYYHKEAAFVDSGYAHLERT from the exons ATGAGAGAAGAGGAGGTGGATCGGCTTCGAGGGGTGGTTCGGGACTGCGTGAGCAAGCATCTGTACTCGTCGGCGATATTCTTCGCGGACAAGGTGGCGTTGGCCACCGGCGACCCGGCCGACATCTACATGCAGGCCCAGGCCCTCTTCCTGGGCCGCCACTACCGCCGCGCCCTCCACCTCCTCAGCTCCTCCCCCCACGTCCTCCTCCAAGACCTCCGCTTCCGCTACCTCGCCGCCAAGTGCCTG GAGGAACTGAAAGAATGGCATCAATGCTTGACAATGCTTGGAGATGCTAAAGTCGATGAAGATGGGAAtgttcatgcccaaaaggataataGTGCAATGTACCTGGATAAAGATGGTGAAGATCATGAAATCAAT ACTACAGCAGCAATTTGTTTTTTACGTGGCAAGGCATATGAAGCTTTGGACAATCGTGCCCAAGCGCGACTATG GTACAAAGCAGCTGTTAAGGCAGATCCCCTATGCTATGAG GCTTTAGAATGTTTGGTTGACAATTACATGCTGACATGCGAGGAAG AATCGAGTCTGTTATCATCTCTGCAGTTTGGGAAAGATGATAGGTGGCTATCTACATTTTATTCATGCTTGATTAAAAAG CATGACAAAGAACATGTTGTGGAAGCAAAGTTCAGGGAGCTTGAAAGAGAAACTTGTGCTATTTCTTCTTCAAATTCATCTTTTGGTCACACATTAAGAAACAACAGTGACTTGTTGGCTTGTAAAGCTGAATACTACTACCAATGTGGAGAGTATCACAAATGTTTTGAACTTACTTCTGC GTTACTAGAAAGAGACCCTTTCCATCTGAAatgcatattagttcatttgGCAGCTGCTGTGGAGCTTGGCCACTCAAATGATCTCTATCTGATGGCATGCAGTTTGGTTAAGGATTATCCTCAAAA ATCTCTTTCTTGGTTTGCTGTTGGATGCTACTACTATTGTATCAAGAAATATGACCAAGCACGAAGATATTTCTG CAAGTCTACAAGTTTAGATGGGACATTCCCACCTGCTTGGATAGGCACCGGTAATGCTTATGCTTCCCAAGAAGAGAGTGATCAAGCAATGGCTGCATTTCGCACAGCAGCTCGTCTGTTTCCTGG GTGCCATTTGCCAACATTATATATCGGGATGGAATACATGCGAACACACAATTTCAAACTTGCAGAACAG TTTTTTCTGCAGGCAAAGAAAATCTGCCCTTCTGACCCACTTGTAGACAATGAGCTTGGAGTTGTAGCTTATCACatgaaaga ATATCAGAAAGCTGTTCAATGGTTTGAGATGACATTGGACCATGTTGCATGCTCGCTAAGTGAAATGTGGGAACCAACTTTGGTGAATCTTGCACATGCACAGAGGAAGCTAAAGTATATACACGTGACTCTGCA aCCTGATATTCAGACAAATAATTCTTACAGGAGGTACCATAAGGCAATCTCCTATTATGAGAAGGCCCTGACTGTTTCAACTCGAAATTTGAGTGCATTTGCAGGCCTGGCGTACACTTATCACCTGCAG GATAACCTTGATGCCGCAATTACCTATTACCACAAG GAAGCTGCATTTGTAGATTCAGGGTATGCCCATCTTGAACGGACATAG
- the LOC105056365 gene encoding anaphase-promoting complex subunit 6 isoform X3 — translation MREEEVDRLRGVVRDCVSKHLYSSAIFFADKVALATGDPADIYMQAQALFLGRHYRRALHLLSSSPHVLLQDLRFRYLAAKCLEELKEWHQCLTMLGDAKVDEDGNVHAQKDNSAMYLDKDGEDHEINTTAAICFLRGKAYEALDNRAQARLWYKAAVKADPLCYEALECLVDNYMLTCEEESSLLSSLQFGKDDRWLSTFYSCLIKKHDKEHVVEAKFRELERETCAISSSNSSFGHTLRNNSDLLACKAEYYYQCGEYHKCFELTSALLERDPFHLKCILVHLAAAVELGHSNDLYLMACSLVKDYPQKSLSWFAVGCYYYCIKKYDQARRYFCKSTSLDGTFPPAWIGTGNAYASQEESDQAMAAFRTAARLFPGCHLPTLYIGMEYMRTHNFKLAEQFFLQAKKICPSDPLVDNELGVVAYHMKEYQKAVQWFEMTLDHVACSLSEMWEPTLVNLAHAQRKLKRYHKAISYYEKALTVSTRNLSAFAGLAYTYHLQDNLDAAITYYHKALWLKPDDQFCTEMLTLALEDECRGTGQRR, via the exons ATGAGAGAAGAGGAGGTGGATCGGCTTCGAGGGGTGGTTCGGGACTGCGTGAGCAAGCATCTGTACTCGTCGGCGATATTCTTCGCGGACAAGGTGGCGTTGGCCACCGGCGACCCGGCCGACATCTACATGCAGGCCCAGGCCCTCTTCCTGGGCCGCCACTACCGCCGCGCCCTCCACCTCCTCAGCTCCTCCCCCCACGTCCTCCTCCAAGACCTCCGCTTCCGCTACCTCGCCGCCAAGTGCCTG GAGGAACTGAAAGAATGGCATCAATGCTTGACAATGCTTGGAGATGCTAAAGTCGATGAAGATGGGAAtgttcatgcccaaaaggataataGTGCAATGTACCTGGATAAAGATGGTGAAGATCATGAAATCAAT ACTACAGCAGCAATTTGTTTTTTACGTGGCAAGGCATATGAAGCTTTGGACAATCGTGCCCAAGCGCGACTATG GTACAAAGCAGCTGTTAAGGCAGATCCCCTATGCTATGAG GCTTTAGAATGTTTGGTTGACAATTACATGCTGACATGCGAGGAAG AATCGAGTCTGTTATCATCTCTGCAGTTTGGGAAAGATGATAGGTGGCTATCTACATTTTATTCATGCTTGATTAAAAAG CATGACAAAGAACATGTTGTGGAAGCAAAGTTCAGGGAGCTTGAAAGAGAAACTTGTGCTATTTCTTCTTCAAATTCATCTTTTGGTCACACATTAAGAAACAACAGTGACTTGTTGGCTTGTAAAGCTGAATACTACTACCAATGTGGAGAGTATCACAAATGTTTTGAACTTACTTCTGC GTTACTAGAAAGAGACCCTTTCCATCTGAAatgcatattagttcatttgGCAGCTGCTGTGGAGCTTGGCCACTCAAATGATCTCTATCTGATGGCATGCAGTTTGGTTAAGGATTATCCTCAAAA ATCTCTTTCTTGGTTTGCTGTTGGATGCTACTACTATTGTATCAAGAAATATGACCAAGCACGAAGATATTTCTG CAAGTCTACAAGTTTAGATGGGACATTCCCACCTGCTTGGATAGGCACCGGTAATGCTTATGCTTCCCAAGAAGAGAGTGATCAAGCAATGGCTGCATTTCGCACAGCAGCTCGTCTGTTTCCTGG GTGCCATTTGCCAACATTATATATCGGGATGGAATACATGCGAACACACAATTTCAAACTTGCAGAACAG TTTTTTCTGCAGGCAAAGAAAATCTGCCCTTCTGACCCACTTGTAGACAATGAGCTTGGAGTTGTAGCTTATCACatgaaaga ATATCAGAAAGCTGTTCAATGGTTTGAGATGACATTGGACCATGTTGCATGCTCGCTAAGTGAAATGTGGGAACCAACTTTGGTGAATCTTGCACATGCACAGAGGAAGCTAAA GAGGTACCATAAGGCAATCTCCTATTATGAGAAGGCCCTGACTGTTTCAACTCGAAATTTGAGTGCATTTGCAGGCCTGGCGTACACTTATCACCTGCAG GATAACCTTGATGCCGCAATTACCTATTACCACAAG GCTCTGTGGTTAAAGCCGGATGACCAGTTTTGTACAGAAATGCTAACATTGGCTCTGGAGGATGAATGCCGAGGCACCGGCCAGAGACGATGA
- the LOC105056365 gene encoding anaphase-promoting complex subunit 6 isoform X1 has product MREEEVDRLRGVVRDCVSKHLYSSAIFFADKVALATGDPADIYMQAQALFLGRHYRRALHLLSSSPHVLLQDLRFRYLAAKCLEELKEWHQCLTMLGDAKVDEDGNVHAQKDNSAMYLDKDGEDHEINTTAAICFLRGKAYEALDNRAQARLWYKAAVKADPLCYEALECLVDNYMLTCEEESSLLSSLQFGKDDRWLSTFYSCLIKKHDKEHVVEAKFRELERETCAISSSNSSFGHTLRNNSDLLACKAEYYYQCGEYHKCFELTSALLERDPFHLKCILVHLAAAVELGHSNDLYLMACSLVKDYPQKSLSWFAVGCYYYCIKKYDQARRYFCKSTSLDGTFPPAWIGTGNAYASQEESDQAMAAFRTAARLFPGCHLPTLYIGMEYMRTHNFKLAEQFFLQAKKICPSDPLVDNELGVVAYHMKEYQKAVQWFEMTLDHVACSLSEMWEPTLVNLAHAQRKLKYIHVTLQPDIQTNNSYRRYHKAISYYEKALTVSTRNLSAFAGLAYTYHLQDNLDAAITYYHKALWLKPDDQFCTEMLTLALEDECRGTGQRR; this is encoded by the exons ATGAGAGAAGAGGAGGTGGATCGGCTTCGAGGGGTGGTTCGGGACTGCGTGAGCAAGCATCTGTACTCGTCGGCGATATTCTTCGCGGACAAGGTGGCGTTGGCCACCGGCGACCCGGCCGACATCTACATGCAGGCCCAGGCCCTCTTCCTGGGCCGCCACTACCGCCGCGCCCTCCACCTCCTCAGCTCCTCCCCCCACGTCCTCCTCCAAGACCTCCGCTTCCGCTACCTCGCCGCCAAGTGCCTG GAGGAACTGAAAGAATGGCATCAATGCTTGACAATGCTTGGAGATGCTAAAGTCGATGAAGATGGGAAtgttcatgcccaaaaggataataGTGCAATGTACCTGGATAAAGATGGTGAAGATCATGAAATCAAT ACTACAGCAGCAATTTGTTTTTTACGTGGCAAGGCATATGAAGCTTTGGACAATCGTGCCCAAGCGCGACTATG GTACAAAGCAGCTGTTAAGGCAGATCCCCTATGCTATGAG GCTTTAGAATGTTTGGTTGACAATTACATGCTGACATGCGAGGAAG AATCGAGTCTGTTATCATCTCTGCAGTTTGGGAAAGATGATAGGTGGCTATCTACATTTTATTCATGCTTGATTAAAAAG CATGACAAAGAACATGTTGTGGAAGCAAAGTTCAGGGAGCTTGAAAGAGAAACTTGTGCTATTTCTTCTTCAAATTCATCTTTTGGTCACACATTAAGAAACAACAGTGACTTGTTGGCTTGTAAAGCTGAATACTACTACCAATGTGGAGAGTATCACAAATGTTTTGAACTTACTTCTGC GTTACTAGAAAGAGACCCTTTCCATCTGAAatgcatattagttcatttgGCAGCTGCTGTGGAGCTTGGCCACTCAAATGATCTCTATCTGATGGCATGCAGTTTGGTTAAGGATTATCCTCAAAA ATCTCTTTCTTGGTTTGCTGTTGGATGCTACTACTATTGTATCAAGAAATATGACCAAGCACGAAGATATTTCTG CAAGTCTACAAGTTTAGATGGGACATTCCCACCTGCTTGGATAGGCACCGGTAATGCTTATGCTTCCCAAGAAGAGAGTGATCAAGCAATGGCTGCATTTCGCACAGCAGCTCGTCTGTTTCCTGG GTGCCATTTGCCAACATTATATATCGGGATGGAATACATGCGAACACACAATTTCAAACTTGCAGAACAG TTTTTTCTGCAGGCAAAGAAAATCTGCCCTTCTGACCCACTTGTAGACAATGAGCTTGGAGTTGTAGCTTATCACatgaaaga ATATCAGAAAGCTGTTCAATGGTTTGAGATGACATTGGACCATGTTGCATGCTCGCTAAGTGAAATGTGGGAACCAACTTTGGTGAATCTTGCACATGCACAGAGGAAGCTAAAGTATATACACGTGACTCTGCA aCCTGATATTCAGACAAATAATTCTTACAGGAGGTACCATAAGGCAATCTCCTATTATGAGAAGGCCCTGACTGTTTCAACTCGAAATTTGAGTGCATTTGCAGGCCTGGCGTACACTTATCACCTGCAG GATAACCTTGATGCCGCAATTACCTATTACCACAAG GCTCTGTGGTTAAAGCCGGATGACCAGTTTTGTACAGAAATGCTAACATTGGCTCTGGAGGATGAATGCCGAGGCACCGGCCAGAGACGATGA